The proteins below come from a single Flavobacterium lindanitolerans genomic window:
- a CDS encoding DUF7218 family protein: MPNKSPGPQIKDKDQYEALRDKGYSKEKSARIANSKGAEKRGGHAKKYEDQSKKEIYAEAKKVGIEGRSKMTKGELIKALRRN, encoded by the coding sequence ATGCCGAACAAAAGCCCAGGTCCGCAAATTAAAGATAAGGACCAATATGAAGCATTGCGTGACAAAGGTTATAGCAAAGAAAAGTCTGCCCGGATAGCAAACAGCAAAGGTGCCGAAAAAAGAGGAGGCCATGCTAAAAAATATGAAGACCAGTCAAAAAAAGAAATCTATGCCGAAGCTAAAAAAGTAGGAATCGAAGGCCGTTCAAAAATGACCAAAGGCGAACTGATTAAGGCGTTACGAAGGAATTAA
- a CDS encoding ABC transporter ATP-binding protein, which produces MSLIKITNIKRDFVLGNEIIHVLKGIDLNINKGEYVALMGPSGSGKSTLMNILGCLDTPTSGQYILNGKDVSQMSDDNLAEIRNKEIGFVFQTFNLLPRTTALNNVALPMIYAGYSKSERSARAEEVLNQVGLKDRMDHEPNQLSGGQRQRVAVARALVNRPSIILADEPTGNLDSKTSVEIMNLFNEIHANGNTVILVTHEEDIAAYAHRIIRLRDGIVESDKPNK; this is translated from the coding sequence ATGTCATTAATCAAGATAACCAATATAAAAAGAGACTTTGTACTTGGAAATGAAATCATCCATGTTTTAAAAGGAATTGACCTTAACATCAATAAAGGAGAATATGTTGCGTTAATGGGACCTTCCGGTTCCGGAAAATCTACTTTAATGAATATTCTGGGCTGTCTTGATACTCCAACATCAGGGCAATATATTTTGAACGGAAAAGATGTAAGCCAGATGAGTGATGACAATCTGGCGGAAATCCGTAACAAGGAAATAGGATTTGTTTTCCAAACGTTCAACCTTCTGCCCCGAACAACTGCTCTTAATAATGTGGCCTTACCTATGATTTATGCCGGATACTCCAAATCGGAACGTTCTGCAAGGGCTGAAGAAGTCTTAAATCAGGTAGGATTAAAAGACAGGATGGACCATGAACCGAATCAGCTTTCGGGAGGGCAAAGACAGCGTGTTGCTGTGGCAAGAGCCTTAGTCAACAGACCATCTATTATCTTAGCGGATGAACCAACAGGAAATCTTGACAGTAAGACTTCTGTAGAAATCATGAATCTTTTCAATGAAATCCATGCCAATGGAAACACAGTAATTCTGGTTACTCACGAAGAAGATATTGCCGCCTATGCCCACAGAATCATACGACTTCGCGACGGCATCGTAGAAAGTGACAAACCAAACAAATAA
- a CDS encoding cob(I)yrinic acid a,c-diamide adenosyltransferase produces MKVYTKTGDKGTTALFGGDRVPKHHIRIESYGTVDELNSYIGLIRDQEINSHYKDILIRIQDRLFTVGAILATPPEKEILKNGKPRLNIPKITEADIELLENEIDDMESALPPMTHFVLPGGHTTVSYCHIARCVCRRAERLSVHLNEQEPTDELVIKYLNRLSDYLFVLARKLSYDLKADEVKWIPEKQ; encoded by the coding sequence ATGAAAGTATATACAAAAACCGGAGATAAGGGCACTACAGCCCTTTTTGGAGGCGACAGGGTTCCTAAACACCATATCCGAATCGAAAGTTATGGCACTGTCGATGAGCTTAATTCCTACATCGGGCTGATACGTGACCAGGAAATAAACAGCCACTATAAAGATATTTTAATTCGGATTCAGGACAGATTATTTACTGTTGGTGCCATTTTGGCTACACCGCCTGAAAAAGAAATTCTAAAAAACGGGAAACCAAGACTAAATATTCCAAAAATAACCGAGGCCGACATTGAATTGCTTGAAAATGAAATTGATGACATGGAAAGCGCTCTGCCACCCATGACGCATTTCGTACTGCCTGGCGGACATACAACCGTGTCATATTGTCACATTGCACGCTGTGTTTGCCGTCGTGCAGAACGACTTTCAGTCCATTTAAACGAGCAGGAACCTACAGATGAACTTGTAATTAAGTACTTAAACCGACTTTCTGACTACCTTTTTGTACTGGCACGAAAGTTGTCCTACGACCTTAAGGCCGATGAGGTAAAATGGATTCCTGAAAAGCAGTAA
- the secA gene encoding preprotein translocase subunit SecA — protein sequence MSFINSILKAFVGDKSEKDVKAIMPIIAKIKAHEETLAALSHDELRAKTIYFKERIKEARAEKDAKIASYKLEVEKTQDIDAREDIYASIDTLEKEAYDISEKTLMEILPEAFAVVKETARRFKENTHVTVKATPKDLELSATKSYITIEGDNAIWANSWNAAGKEITWDMIHYDVQLIGGAVLHQGKIAEMQTGEGKTLVATLPLYLNALTGNGVHLVTVNDYLAKRDSAWKAPLFEFHGLTVECIDNYQPNSEGRRKAYNADITYGTNNEFGFDYLRDNMAHTPEELVQRKHNYAIVDEVDSVLVDDARTPLIISGPVPQGDRHEFNELKPKVENLVNLQRQLANGFLAESKKQLKEGNTKEAGFLLLRAYRSLPKNKALIKFLSEEGVKQLLQKTENHYMQDNNREMHKIDEALYFVIEEKNNQVELTDNGIKFLSGDTDNDFFILPDIGTEIARIEKMNLDKDAEAEEKEKLFQDFSVKSERIHTLTQLLKAYTLFEKDTEYVIIDNKVLIVDEQTGRIMDGRRYSDGLHQAIEAKENVKIEAATQTFATITLQNYFRMYSKLAGMTGTAVTEAGELWEIYKLDVVEIPTNKPIARKDKEDLIYRSTREKFNAVIEDVTQLSAAGRPVLIGTTSVEISELLSRMLKMRNIPHNVLNAKMHKQEAQIVEEAGKAGVVTIATNMAGRGTDIKLSPEVKAAGGLAIVGTERHDSRRVDRQLRGRAGRQGDVGSSQFYVSLEDNLMRLFGSERVAKVMDRLGLKEGEVIQHSMMTKSIERAQKKVEENNFGVRKRLLEYDDVMNAQREVVYKRRRHALHGERLKVDIANMMYDTCEVIVEANKASNDFKNFEFELIRYFSITSPVNEADFAKISAQELTGKVYKSALEFYNEKTARSAREAYPIIKNVFENESNQFERIVVPFTDGIKTLNVVTDLKKAYETEGAQLISDFEKNITLAIVDEAWKKHLRKMDELKQSVQLAVHEQKDPLLIYKFEAFNLFKNMIDNVNKEVISFLFKGDLPQQNNPEIHEAREVARPKENYKTSKDEIPNTDEAAAANREAGQTQRPQVTETIVRDMPKINRNDNVTVKHVMSGKTETMKYKKAESLLASGEWVIVNE from the coding sequence ATGAGTTTCATCAACAGCATATTAAAAGCTTTTGTAGGTGATAAATCGGAAAAGGATGTAAAAGCCATCATGCCGATTATCGCGAAGATAAAAGCACACGAAGAAACATTAGCTGCTCTTTCGCACGACGAATTAAGAGCAAAAACTATTTACTTCAAGGAGAGAATTAAGGAAGCACGAGCTGAGAAAGATGCAAAAATTGCCTCTTACAAACTCGAAGTAGAGAAAACACAGGACATTGATGCCAGAGAAGACATCTATGCTTCAATCGATACTTTGGAAAAAGAAGCTTACGATATTTCCGAAAAGACCTTGATGGAAATCCTTCCTGAAGCTTTTGCCGTTGTAAAAGAAACAGCCAGAAGATTTAAAGAGAATACGCATGTAACAGTAAAGGCAACACCAAAAGATCTGGAACTTTCTGCTACGAAAAGCTATATCACTATCGAAGGCGATAATGCAATATGGGCTAATAGCTGGAATGCCGCAGGAAAAGAAATTACCTGGGACATGATTCACTACGACGTTCAATTAATTGGAGGAGCCGTACTTCACCAGGGTAAGATTGCCGAAATGCAAACGGGTGAAGGTAAAACATTGGTTGCTACGCTTCCGTTATACCTGAATGCACTTACAGGAAATGGTGTTCACCTTGTAACCGTGAACGACTACCTTGCAAAACGTGATAGCGCATGGAAAGCGCCTCTTTTCGAATTCCACGGACTTACGGTAGAATGTATTGATAACTACCAGCCAAACTCTGAAGGAAGAAGAAAGGCTTATAATGCTGATATTACTTATGGAACAAATAACGAATTTGGTTTCGATTATTTGAGAGACAATATGGCTCATACTCCGGAAGAACTGGTACAGAGAAAACATAATTACGCAATTGTCGATGAGGTCGATTCGGTTTTGGTAGATGATGCCAGAACTCCGTTGATTATTTCAGGTCCGGTTCCTCAAGGTGACCGTCACGAGTTCAACGAGCTAAAGCCAAAAGTTGAAAATCTGGTAAACTTACAAAGACAGTTAGCAAACGGGTTTTTAGCAGAATCTAAAAAACAATTAAAAGAAGGCAATACTAAAGAAGCCGGGTTTTTATTACTAAGAGCTTACCGAAGCTTACCAAAAAATAAAGCTTTAATCAAGTTTTTGAGTGAAGAAGGGGTAAAACAACTGCTTCAAAAAACTGAAAACCACTACATGCAGGATAACAACCGCGAAATGCACAAGATTGATGAAGCTTTGTATTTCGTGATTGAAGAAAAAAACAATCAGGTTGAATTGACAGATAATGGAATCAAATTCCTTTCCGGAGACACTGACAATGATTTCTTCATTCTGCCAGACATCGGAACTGAAATTGCAAGAATCGAAAAAATGAATCTTGACAAAGATGCTGAAGCCGAAGAAAAAGAAAAACTTTTTCAGGATTTCAGCGTAAAAAGCGAGCGTATCCATACTTTAACGCAGCTTTTGAAAGCTTATACCCTTTTTGAAAAAGATACAGAATATGTTATCATCGACAACAAAGTATTGATTGTTGACGAACAGACCGGACGTATTATGGACGGACGTCGTTATTCTGACGGATTGCATCAGGCAATTGAAGCAAAAGAAAACGTAAAAATCGAAGCGGCTACCCAAACATTTGCTACCATTACATTACAGAACTACTTCAGGATGTACAGCAAACTGGCAGGTATGACCGGTACGGCAGTTACGGAAGCAGGCGAATTATGGGAAATCTACAAATTGGATGTTGTTGAAATCCCAACCAACAAGCCAATTGCCAGAAAAGATAAAGAAGATTTAATTTACAGAAGTACCCGTGAAAAATTCAATGCGGTAATTGAAGATGTTACCCAGCTTTCTGCTGCCGGAAGACCGGTATTGATTGGTACTACTTCTGTTGAAATATCAGAATTATTGAGCCGTATGCTCAAGATGAGAAACATTCCTCACAACGTACTTAACGCTAAAATGCACAAGCAGGAAGCGCAAATCGTTGAAGAAGCTGGTAAAGCCGGAGTTGTGACTATTGCTACCAACATGGCAGGTCGTGGAACGGATATCAAGCTTTCTCCAGAAGTAAAAGCAGCAGGTGGTTTAGCCATTGTTGGTACGGAGCGTCACGATTCGCGTCGTGTTGACCGTCAGTTGAGAGGTCGTGCCGGACGTCAGGGAGATGTGGGTAGCTCACAATTCTATGTTTCTCTTGAAGATAACCTGATGCGTTTATTCGGTTCAGAAAGAGTTGCTAAAGTTATGGACAGACTTGGTTTGAAAGAAGGCGAAGTAATTCAGCACTCTATGATGACAAAGTCTATCGAAAGAGCACAGAAAAAAGTAGAAGAAAACAACTTTGGTGTACGTAAGCGTCTTTTGGAATATGATGACGTTATGAACGCCCAACGTGAAGTAGTTTACAAGCGTCGTCGCCATGCTTTGCACGGAGAGCGTCTGAAAGTGGATATTGCCAACATGATGTATGACACTTGCGAAGTGATTGTTGAGGCGAACAAAGCGTCCAATGATTTCAAAAACTTCGAATTCGAATTGATTCGCTATTTCTCTATTACCTCTCCGGTAAATGAAGCTGATTTCGCAAAAATTTCAGCTCAGGAACTGACAGGAAAAGTATACAAGTCGGCTTTGGAATTCTATAATGAAAAAACCGCTAGAAGTGCAAGAGAAGCCTACCCTATCATCAAGAATGTTTTTGAAAACGAAAGCAACCAGTTCGAAAGAATCGTTGTTCCGTTTACTGATGGAATCAAAACCCTTAATGTCGTAACCGACCTGAAAAAGGCATACGAAACGGAAGGAGCTCAATTGATAAGCGATTTCGAGAAAAACATCACGCTTGCAATTGTTGATGAAGCCTGGAAAAAGCACCTGCGCAAAATGGACGAATTGAAACAGTCTGTTCAGTTAGCAGTACACGAACAAAAAGACCCTTTATTGATTTACAAGTTCGAAGCTTTCAACCTGTTTAAAAACATGATTGACAATGTCAATAAAGAAGTAATCTCTTTCTTATTCAAAGGAGACCTGCCACAACAGAACAATCCTGAAATCCACGAAGCAAGAGAAGTTGCCCGTCCAAAAGAAAACTACAAGACTTCAAAAGACGAGATTCCAAATACTGACGAAGCTGCTGCTGCAAACCGTGAAGCCGGACAAACACAGAGACCTCAGGTGACGGAAACTATCGTACGTGATATGCCAAAAATCAACCGTAACGACAATGTTACCGTGAAGCATGTCATGAGCGGCAAAACCGAAACTATGAAATACAAAAAGGCAGAAAGTCTTTTGGCTTCTGGTGAATGGGTTATAGTGAATGAGTAA
- a CDS encoding DUF2795 domain-containing protein, producing MYWTLELASYLSDAPWPATKDELIDYAIRAGAPLEVVENLQSIEDEGEIYESMEEIWPDYPTDEDYLWNEDEY from the coding sequence ATGTATTGGACATTAGAATTGGCATCCTATTTAAGTGATGCGCCGTGGCCTGCAACCAAAGACGAACTTATCGACTATGCTATTAGAGCTGGAGCACCCTTAGAAGTAGTGGAAAACCTTCAGTCCATAGAAGACGAAGGTGAAATCTACGAATCAATGGAAGAGATATGGCCTGACTATCCAACTGACGAAGATTATCTTTGGAACGAGGATGAGTATTAA
- a CDS encoding T9SS type B sorting domain-containing protein, protein MIKKILSFIILSIIIQTESLGQDFQWVRQIKGIVSDYNDFAIGLAVDSNENSYLIGDTESPLFDMDPTIDGVEIIDNSHVQNFQGTYLIKVDSDGNYIWGMTFGNYRRSDHAYDIKIGKDGNIYALLSIHEYNSSTNVIDSFIKIVKISPDGNIISTKSIPQVYGNNRTDILYTRSFDLDDQNNIFLCGFFIGNFIIDNNPSLSLNSNGNGIGNYILKINNDGSFAWVKQFNSSDNSYNKLIVRPDGNINYLQNNFSDYTLYNIDNSTNSIIWQKNFINQAQKDFHVSNNGITLLGRKHDFQAVVDVDPSSGVVSISGNNRFIIFLNLDGTFLDVKQFQVPVGGDISFTALTTDDLGNFFIGGTFNATVDFDPSSNINNLTPSNYGDIFYLKLDSNRNFDNVIKFGQELPLQSSYNICLGYQIKQIKVINNNNYLFGEFSGVCDFDPSPTTFTSLKSFNSITYNLDGFLQKLGPCTTSSPPLGDNNQTFCSSRNPTIANLTPNSSSIKWYDSPTSGNLLNPTTALINAQTYYASKQTGTCPESSPRLPVTVNISQSPVAPIAANQVFCESERATISSLIALGQDIRWYSSLTDVHSLPTTTILQNNTNYYASQTTGGCESNRTLINVTINSVSSPVLSSPQTFCQQQNATLNDIIINGSNIQWYDSQIGGNLLASNLLLIDGTTYYASQTINSCESSRIPITISIQNTAIPTGDSTQTFCSTDSPTLTNIAINGSNIIWYDSSGTALPSTEILVNGEIYYASQTINNCESINRLPVTVLLTNTLNANDYSASICDNLNDGLEIINLADYNTNLISNTSIYTFNYYRSLLGATNEISSELINSSTSYNLTGDLSEIYVRLTSTGGCHQVVKLSINLLKSPILTIPDTVALCEGRIITVNAGTGFDSYLWSTGSNSESIIISQAGIYSVTVTKRHGNIICSSTKNFTVILSNAATISTIDIQDWTDTENTIVINTNGLGDYEFSIDGINYQASNVFSRLASGVYMVYVRDKNRCGIVKDDVALLMYPRFFTPNNDGYNDNWSINFSSFEPGLKVDIFDRYGKFLKTLNHMDSWDGKYNGQELPSTDYWFVASRKNGKKHKGHFSLKR, encoded by the coding sequence ATGATTAAAAAAATACTTTCATTTATTATTTTATCCATCATTATACAAACCGAATCGTTAGGTCAAGATTTTCAATGGGTCAGACAAATAAAGGGAATCGTATCAGATTACAATGATTTTGCCATAGGATTAGCCGTTGACAGTAATGAAAATTCATATTTAATAGGCGATACTGAATCACCATTGTTTGATATGGATCCTACAATTGATGGCGTAGAAATTATTGACAATTCACATGTTCAGAATTTTCAAGGCACCTATCTGATTAAAGTTGACAGCGATGGAAACTACATATGGGGGATGACATTTGGAAATTATAGAAGATCAGATCATGCTTATGATATTAAAATTGGGAAAGACGGCAACATATATGCTTTATTAAGCATACATGAATATAATAGTAGTACAAATGTTATAGATTCATTCATAAAGATTGTAAAGATATCACCTGATGGTAATATAATATCTACAAAAAGCATCCCTCAAGTTTATGGAAATAATAGAACTGACATTTTGTACACTAGATCATTTGACTTAGATGATCAAAACAATATTTTTTTATGTGGTTTTTTCATTGGGAACTTTATAATCGACAACAATCCAAGCTTATCTTTAAATTCGAACGGGAATGGGATTGGGAATTATATTCTAAAAATAAATAATGATGGAAGTTTTGCATGGGTAAAACAATTTAACTCAAGTGACAATTCTTATAATAAATTGATTGTCAGACCTGATGGCAATATCAATTATCTTCAGAATAATTTTAGCGATTATACTCTATATAATATTGATAATTCAACCAATTCTATTATCTGGCAGAAAAATTTTATAAACCAAGCACAAAAAGATTTTCATGTTTCAAACAATGGCATTACATTACTTGGCAGGAAACATGATTTTCAAGCTGTTGTTGATGTTGACCCTTCTTCTGGAGTAGTTTCTATTTCAGGGAACAATCGCTTTATTATATTTTTAAATTTGGATGGTACTTTTTTAGATGTAAAGCAATTTCAGGTACCTGTAGGGGGCGATATTTCTTTTACTGCCCTTACAACAGATGATCTGGGTAATTTTTTCATTGGGGGAACTTTTAACGCTACCGTTGATTTTGACCCATCCAGTAACATTAATAATTTGACTCCATCAAATTATGGCGATATCTTCTATCTAAAACTTGATTCCAATAGGAATTTTGATAATGTAATAAAGTTTGGACAAGAATTACCTTTACAAAGTTCTTATAATATTTGCCTTGGATATCAAATAAAACAAATTAAGGTCATAAATAATAATAATTATTTGTTTGGGGAATTTTCCGGAGTTTGCGATTTTGATCCTTCTCCCACCACATTCACTTCGTTAAAATCTTTTAATTCAATAACTTACAACCTTGATGGTTTTCTTCAAAAACTCGGTCCATGTACCACTTCTTCACCACCACTTGGAGATAACAACCAAACATTCTGTTCCTCCAGAAATCCCACAATTGCAAATTTAACTCCAAATTCTAGTTCAATAAAATGGTATGATTCTCCTACTTCGGGAAATTTATTAAACCCTACTACCGCTTTAATAAATGCACAGACTTATTACGCTTCAAAGCAAACCGGAACTTGTCCAGAATCTAGTCCAAGATTACCTGTAACAGTAAACATAAGTCAAAGTCCTGTTGCTCCCATTGCAGCAAATCAAGTATTTTGTGAAAGCGAACGAGCTACAATTTCAAGTTTAATTGCTCTTGGTCAAGATATCAGATGGTATTCATCCCTTACTGATGTCCATAGTTTGCCTACAACCACGATTTTACAAAATAACACTAATTATTATGCATCTCAGACCACAGGTGGTTGTGAAAGTAATAGAACTTTAATTAATGTGACAATAAATTCGGTTTCGTCTCCAGTTTTATCATCTCCGCAAACATTCTGCCAACAACAAAATGCCACTTTAAACGATATCATTATAAATGGTAGCAACATACAATGGTACGACTCTCAAATTGGAGGGAATCTACTTGCTAGCAATTTACTTTTAATTGACGGAACAACGTATTATGCATCTCAAACTATTAATAGTTGTGAAAGCTCAAGAATTCCAATCACAATCAGCATTCAAAATACTGCTATTCCAACTGGAGATTCAACTCAAACATTTTGCTCTACAGATAGTCCAACCCTCACTAATATAGCCATAAACGGCAGTAATATTATTTGGTATGATTCAAGTGGTACAGCACTCCCTTCAACAGAAATATTGGTGAATGGAGAAATCTATTATGCGAGCCAAACAATAAATAATTGCGAAAGCATTAATAGACTTCCTGTTACTGTTCTTTTGACAAATACTCTAAATGCGAATGATTATTCCGCATCAATATGTGACAATTTAAATGATGGTCTGGAAATTATCAATTTAGCAGATTACAATACAAACCTAATTTCTAACACTTCAATTTATACATTCAATTATTACCGTTCCTTACTTGGTGCCACGAACGAAATTAGTTCTGAATTAATTAATTCTTCAACAAGTTACAATTTAACTGGCGACCTAAGTGAAATTTATGTGAGGCTTACTTCAACTGGAGGATGCCATCAAGTTGTTAAGTTAAGTATAAATTTATTGAAAAGCCCTATACTGACCATTCCTGACACAGTAGCTCTTTGTGAAGGAAGAATTATTACTGTTAATGCCGGTACGGGATTTGACAGCTACTTATGGTCAACAGGCTCTAATTCAGAATCCATAATTATTTCACAAGCTGGAATTTATTCCGTAACGGTAACTAAAAGACATGGAAATATCATCTGTTCGTCAACAAAAAATTTCACTGTCATTTTATCAAACGCTGCGACAATTTCAACAATTGACATTCAAGACTGGACAGATACAGAGAATACAATCGTTATAAATACAAACGGTTTAGGAGATTATGAATTTTCAATTGATGGGATAAATTATCAAGCCAGTAATGTTTTTTCAAGATTAGCTAGCGGGGTATATATGGTATATGTTCGTGATAAAAACAGATGTGGAATAGTTAAAGACGATGTAGCTTTATTGATGTATCCTCGGTTTTTCACACCTAATAATGACGGATATAATGACAATTGGTCTATTAATTTTTCTTCTTTTGAGCCTGGACTAAAAGTCGATATTTTTGATCGTTATGGTAAATTTTTAAAAACATTAAACCATATGGACTCTTGGGATGGAAAATATAATGGACAAGAACTCCCTTCAACTGATTATTGGTTTGTAGCCAGCAGAAAAAATGGAAAAAAACATAAAGGACATTTCTCTTTGAAACGATAA
- a CDS encoding O-methyltransferase, whose product MHLLKSYLKFLWNSNNSHGVHSPFVFDLLRKCFYDKNEYTEYTLLKKYRESLLQNKNTIEVTDFGAGSRVFKSNTRAINKIAQNAGISGKDARLLFRIVNYFEPKTILEIGTSLGLATSALAFGNPKAQITSLEGCPETAKIARQQFDKFDLGIDSVVSKFESYLETEKSDSYDFIYFDGNHSKIATLQYFDSLLSTAHNETVWIFDDIHWSADMEEAWEIIKKHPKVTVTIDTFQWGLVFFRREQEKEHFILRTSNSFFLNSILGLRKLWGLLP is encoded by the coding sequence ATGCATCTTCTGAAATCATATCTGAAATTTCTATGGAATTCAAACAATTCCCACGGTGTGCATTCACCGTTTGTGTTTGATTTGCTCCGTAAATGCTTTTATGATAAAAATGAATATACAGAATATACTCTTTTAAAAAAATATCGCGAATCGTTACTGCAAAACAAAAACACGATTGAAGTTACTGATTTCGGAGCCGGTTCAAGAGTTTTCAAATCCAACACACGGGCGATAAACAAGATAGCTCAAAACGCGGGAATATCCGGAAAAGATGCCCGACTTTTGTTTCGGATTGTAAACTATTTCGAGCCTAAAACTATTTTGGAAATAGGCACCTCGCTTGGTCTGGCCACTTCTGCTTTGGCTTTTGGAAATCCAAAAGCACAAATCACAAGTTTAGAAGGTTGTCCTGAAACCGCAAAAATTGCCCGACAGCAATTTGATAAATTTGATTTGGGCATTGATTCTGTTGTCAGCAAATTTGAATCGTATTTGGAAACCGAAAAGTCAGACTCCTATGACTTCATTTATTTTGACGGAAATCATTCCAAAATAGCCACATTGCAGTATTTTGATTCACTATTATCAACCGCGCATAACGAAACTGTCTGGATTTTTGATGACATTCATTGGTCGGCAGATATGGAAGAAGCCTGGGAAATCATAAAAAAACACCCAAAGGTTACTGTCACAATTGACACATTCCAATGGGGTCTTGTTTTTTTTAGGAGAGAACAGGAGAAAGAACATTTCATACTTCGCACCTCAAATTCTTTTTTCCTGAACAGCATACTGGGCTTGCGTAAATTATGGGGCTTATTGCCTTAA